The proteins below come from a single Parageobacillus thermoglucosidasius genomic window:
- a CDS encoding ABC transporter permease: protein MNFVIRRMFTFFLTLIFVVFLSFCAFRIIPGNPALAILGTEATPAQLEALNKKLGADKPLIEQFGSWMINVLHFDFGESLRFSEPVLSLIISRSSVTFSLAIIALIITVVTAIPLGMLAAKSKGKTMDFLISISTQIGLSVPSFWSGILLILIFGFTLNWFSAGGYVPWSKSPFLALRSLFLPSLAIAIPQIAIVVRYLRTTIIEQLNEDYVRTAYSKGLKETTIYFKHVLKNALIPVVTVVGMNFGEILAGSLVIEQVFTLPGFGSLLVSAIGSRDYPLIQGMVLIIAFLVVLVNLIVDLTYRWLDPKMELK from the coding sequence ATTATTCCTGGGAACCCCGCTTTGGCGATTTTAGGGACGGAGGCCACCCCGGCACAATTGGAAGCACTTAATAAAAAACTCGGAGCTGACAAACCTCTTATCGAACAATTCGGATCATGGATGATTAATGTTTTGCATTTCGATTTTGGCGAATCATTGCGGTTTTCCGAACCTGTTTTAAGTTTAATCATAAGCCGCTCCTCCGTTACCTTCTCTTTGGCCATCATTGCTTTAATCATCACTGTTGTTACAGCGATACCTTTAGGAATGTTGGCGGCAAAGAGCAAAGGGAAAACGATGGATTTTCTGATCTCCATCAGTACACAAATTGGTCTTTCGGTTCCCTCCTTTTGGTCTGGCATTCTGCTTATATTGATTTTCGGATTTACATTGAATTGGTTTTCTGCTGGAGGATATGTCCCGTGGTCAAAGAGCCCATTCCTTGCTTTGCGTTCCCTTTTTTTGCCGTCGCTGGCGATAGCAATTCCGCAAATTGCCATCGTTGTCCGTTATTTACGGACAACGATAATTGAACAGCTGAATGAAGATTATGTACGCACAGCATATAGTAAAGGGTTAAAAGAAACGACTATTTATTTCAAACATGTGTTAAAAAATGCGCTTATCCCTGTCGTTACAGTAGTTGGGATGAATTTTGGCGAAATTCTCGCAGGAAGTTTAGTCATTGAGCAGGTTTTCACGCTTCCGGGGTTCGGAAGCCTGCTTGTTTCCGCCATAGGCAGCCGTGATTATCCGCTTATTCAAGGGATGGTCCTTATTATTGCGTTCCTTGTTGTTTTGGTTAACTTAATAGTGGATTTAACCTATCGTTGGTTGGATCCAAAAATGGAATTAAAATAG
- a CDS encoding ABC transporter permease: MNLPKNSNLWIGIFLVSAMFLFMLVSFFYLPYDMNEMKMDDRLAGPSREHLLGTDNFGRDILSRVMEGSQTAFTVGFFSVAIGITGGLIIGATAGYIGKWADEILMRLMDALLAFPGIIIALVLVSIFKPNLTQTIIAIGIFFIPGFARIIRSGFLAYKKADFVIAARHLGAGHLRIIVYHILPNMMSPVIVAASLNFSAAILIEAALSYLGLGVQPPDPSWGRMLNESQSYIHKAPWYALAPGIFITLTVLGFNLLGDGIRDLMARKD, from the coding sequence ATGAACTTGCCAAAAAACAGCAATCTATGGATTGGGATATTTCTCGTTTCTGCAATGTTTTTATTTATGTTAGTAAGTTTCTTTTATTTGCCCTACGACATGAATGAGATGAAGATGGACGATCGCCTTGCCGGTCCAAGCCGCGAGCATCTTTTAGGAACCGATAATTTCGGAAGAGATATTCTCAGCCGTGTAATGGAGGGGTCGCAAACTGCTTTTACAGTAGGTTTCTTTTCTGTTGCTATTGGCATCACCGGTGGGTTGATCATCGGGGCTACTGCGGGCTACATAGGAAAATGGGCAGATGAAATTTTGATGCGCCTGATGGATGCTTTATTAGCATTTCCCGGAATTATCATCGCACTGGTTCTTGTTTCTATTTTTAAGCCCAATTTAACGCAGACGATAATCGCGATTGGTATTTTTTTTATTCCCGGATTTGCGCGAATTATTCGCAGCGGCTTTTTGGCCTATAAAAAAGCTGATTTTGTCATAGCGGCCAGACATTTAGGAGCAGGGCATCTTAGGATCATTGTTTATCATATTTTGCCGAATATGATGTCTCCTGTGATCGTGGCAGCATCTTTAAACTTTTCAGCGGCTATTTTAATAGAAGCGGCACTCAGCTATTTAGGCTTAGGTGTTCAGCCTCCGGATCCGAGCTGGGGTAGAATGCTGAATGAATCGCAAAGTTATATTCATAAAGCGCCTTGGTATGCACTTGCTCCCGGCATATTCATTACGTTGACGGTGCTTGGCTTCAATTTGCTTGGAGATGGGATAAGGGATTTGATGGCGCGGAAGGACTAG
- a CDS encoding ABC transporter ATP-binding protein — MLKGNHEREELLRISDLDISLKNSKRNLKVINGVSLTIHAGEALGLVGESGSGKSALALSIVGLLPNSMVVSGGRITYRSQPLHEQKRDEIRRLRGKEISMIFQDPMTSLNPSLTVGKQIMEMFAFHLGMKRKEAKRQAVAIMKKVGLSRPEDLLKEYPHRLSGGMRQRVMIAIALACQPKLLIADEPTTALDVTIQAQILQLMEDVKKEGTALLFISHDIGVIAEICDRVAVMYAGQIVEEGTVQQIFASPQHPYTIGLLNSIPTPNKKNKRLYSIRGTVPAISDRGAGCPFHSRCDHAMAVCFGHNPEFVQMNERQLVRCFLAKKEGGNVHDGIQSSGNSKLEKILSNSPFWYNEKGNTSC, encoded by the coding sequence ATGTTGAAAGGAAATCATGAGCGCGAAGAGCTGCTTCGGATAAGCGATCTTGATATTTCATTGAAAAATTCGAAAAGAAATCTGAAAGTCATTAATGGCGTCTCCCTGACAATACATGCGGGTGAAGCATTAGGACTTGTTGGTGAATCCGGGAGCGGAAAAAGCGCCCTTGCTCTTTCCATCGTCGGTCTTCTGCCGAACTCCATGGTTGTATCAGGAGGCAGAATTACATATCGCTCCCAACCTCTTCATGAACAAAAACGAGATGAAATCCGCCGTTTGCGAGGAAAAGAGATTTCGATGATTTTTCAAGATCCGATGACCTCACTGAACCCTTCACTGACAGTGGGAAAACAGATCATGGAGATGTTTGCTTTTCATTTGGGAATGAAGCGTAAGGAAGCAAAACGGCAGGCTGTTGCTATCATGAAAAAAGTAGGCTTATCCCGGCCAGAAGATTTGCTGAAAGAGTATCCTCACCGGCTTTCAGGAGGAATGAGGCAGAGGGTGATGATTGCCATTGCTTTAGCCTGCCAGCCTAAATTGTTAATTGCTGATGAGCCAACCACCGCTCTTGATGTGACCATTCAAGCGCAAATCTTGCAATTGATGGAAGACGTGAAGAAGGAAGGGACGGCACTTTTGTTTATTTCTCATGATATAGGCGTTATCGCCGAAATTTGTGATCGTGTAGCGGTTATGTATGCCGGACAAATTGTGGAAGAGGGAACGGTACAGCAAATATTTGCCTCTCCTCAGCATCCTTATACCATCGGGCTTTTAAATTCGATTCCAACGCCAAATAAGAAAAATAAACGTTTATATTCTATTCGCGGAACGGTTCCTGCTATTTCTGACAGAGGCGCAGGTTGTCCGTTTCATTCGCGGTGTGATCATGCAATGGCCGTTTGTTTTGGCCATAATCCGGAATTTGTTCAGATGAATGAGCGGCAGTTGGTCCGTTGCTTTTTGGCTAAAAAGGAGGGAGGAAATGTTCATGACGGCATCCAATCTAGTGGAAATAGTAAACTTGAAAAAATATTATCCAATTCGCCGTTTTGGTATAACGAAAAAGGTAATACGAGCTGTTGA
- a CDS encoding ABC transporter ATP-binding protein codes for MFMTASNLVEIVNLKKYYPIRRFGITKKVIRAVDGVSFSIKKGETLGLVGESGCGKSTTGRMIAQLVPSTEGKIFFKGENISKFAVKHAKQLSKKIQYVFQDPYTSLNPRHKIASLLKEPLTIHHIGNKKERRQSVLEMLEQIGLDPSFENKYIHQLSGGQRQRIVIARALMLRPEFLVLDEPVSALDVSVQAQILNLLKDLQQQFSLTYLFISHDLNVVHYMSDRVAVMYLGKIVEVSDVDHIYKAPLHPYTQTLVSAIPTVWKKEKRRRILLEGEIPDPSSTKGCSFQGRCPFAYDRCKFEQPKPIHLDNHRMVSCHLYS; via the coding sequence ATGTTCATGACGGCATCCAATCTAGTGGAAATAGTAAACTTGAAAAAATATTATCCAATTCGCCGTTTTGGTATAACGAAAAAGGTAATACGAGCTGTTGACGGTGTATCTTTTTCAATCAAAAAGGGAGAAACGCTTGGACTGGTGGGAGAAAGCGGGTGCGGTAAATCCACTACTGGGCGAATGATCGCGCAGCTTGTTCCTTCGACGGAGGGAAAAATATTTTTTAAAGGAGAAAATATATCCAAATTTGCTGTCAAACATGCCAAACAGCTGAGCAAAAAAATTCAATATGTGTTTCAAGATCCGTATACATCTCTTAACCCGAGGCATAAAATAGCGTCTTTATTAAAAGAACCGTTAACCATCCATCACATTGGAAATAAAAAAGAGCGCCGCCAATCCGTCTTGGAAATGCTTGAACAAATAGGCCTTGATCCGTCTTTTGAAAATAAGTATATCCACCAATTAAGCGGCGGGCAGCGCCAGCGTATCGTGATAGCTCGCGCGCTTATGCTGCGCCCTGAATTTCTTGTTTTAGATGAACCGGTTTCGGCACTGGATGTTTCGGTTCAAGCACAAATATTAAATTTATTAAAAGATTTGCAACAGCAATTTTCGCTGACGTATTTATTTATTTCGCATGATCTTAACGTTGTTCATTATATGAGTGATCGAGTCGCCGTCATGTATTTAGGGAAAATTGTAGAAGTATCAGATGTTGATCATATTTACAAAGCCCCACTTCATCCGTATACGCAAACACTTGTTTCTGCTATACCAACCGTATGGAAAAAAGAAAAGAGAAGACGGATTCTTTTAGAAGGGGAAATTCCCGATCCTTCTTCTACAAAAGGATGTTCTTTTCAAGGCCGCTGCCCGTTTGCGTACGATAGGTGTAAATTTGAACAACCAAAGCCAATACATCTGGATAATCACCGGATGGTTAGTTGCCATTTATATTCATAA
- a CDS encoding homocysteine synthase produces MSNERTLQPETLAVHAGQVPDPTTLSRAVPIYQTSSYVFNDSQHAADLFSLKEEGYVYTRIINPTTDVFEKRVAALEGGVGALALSSGQAAVFYSIINIASAGDEIVSSSSIYGGTYNLFLHTLPKFGITVKFVDSTDPKNFEQAITSKTKALFAETIGNPKCDVLDIEAVAEIAHRHAIPLIVDNTIPSPYLLRPIDFGADIVVHSATKFIGGHGNSIGGIIVDSGKFDWAKSGKFPEFTEPDPSYHGLIYTEAAGEAAYITKARVQLLRDLGAALSPFNSFLFLQGLETLHLRLERHSQNALEVAKFLEKEAAVESVSYPGLESHPSYELAKKYLPKGQGAILTFEIKGGVEAGKKLIDSVQLFSHLANIGDSKSLIIHPASTTHQQLSSEEQLAAGVTPGLIRLSVGTEAIDDILYDLKQAIKASQTVTSIVK; encoded by the coding sequence ATGTCAAATGAAAGAACGCTTCAGCCGGAAACATTAGCGGTGCATGCGGGGCAAGTGCCAGATCCAACAACTTTATCAAGAGCAGTGCCGATTTATCAAACAAGCTCATATGTATTTAATGACAGCCAGCATGCTGCTGATTTGTTTAGCTTAAAAGAAGAAGGTTATGTTTATACAAGAATCATTAATCCAACGACCGATGTATTTGAAAAGCGGGTTGCTGCCCTTGAAGGCGGTGTGGGGGCGCTGGCGCTTTCGTCTGGCCAAGCAGCTGTTTTTTATTCCATCATCAATATTGCTTCTGCCGGAGATGAAATTGTTTCTTCGTCAAGCATTTATGGCGGAACGTATAATTTGTTCCTTCATACGCTTCCTAAATTCGGAATTACCGTTAAATTTGTGGATTCCACTGATCCGAAAAACTTTGAGCAGGCGATTACAAGCAAAACAAAAGCGCTATTTGCGGAAACGATCGGAAATCCAAAATGTGACGTATTAGATATCGAAGCCGTTGCGGAAATCGCTCATCGCCATGCTATTCCACTAATTGTTGATAACACTATTCCTAGCCCGTATTTGCTTCGTCCGATTGACTTTGGTGCAGATATTGTGGTGCATTCAGCAACAAAGTTTATTGGAGGGCATGGAAATTCCATCGGTGGAATTATTGTCGACAGCGGAAAGTTTGACTGGGCGAAAAGCGGAAAGTTTCCAGAATTCACAGAGCCAGATCCAAGCTATCATGGCCTCATTTATACAGAAGCTGCCGGCGAAGCTGCCTATATTACAAAAGCACGTGTCCAACTGCTTCGCGATCTTGGCGCGGCATTGTCGCCATTCAATTCATTCCTGTTTTTGCAGGGGCTTGAAACTTTGCATTTGCGCTTAGAACGTCATAGCCAAAACGCGTTAGAGGTGGCGAAGTTTTTAGAAAAAGAGGCAGCCGTTGAATCCGTTAGCTACCCTGGTTTAGAAAGCCATCCTTCTTATGAGTTAGCGAAAAAGTATTTGCCAAAAGGACAAGGTGCCATCTTAACCTTTGAAATTAAAGGTGGCGTTGAAGCAGGGAAAAAATTAATCGATTCTGTTCAACTATTCTCTCACTTAGCCAATATTGGCGATTCGAAATCATTAATTATTCATCCTGCCAGCACTACGCATCAGCAGTTAAGCAGTGAGGAACAATTAGCTGCTGGCGTTACGCCGGGACTGATTCGCTTATCGGTTGGCACAGAGGCAATTGATGATATTTTATATGATCTAAAGCAAGCCATCAAAGCAAGCCAAACGGTAACTTCCATTGTGAAGTAA